A stretch of Natronococcus sp. CG52 DNA encodes these proteins:
- a CDS encoding HalOD1 output domain-containing protein — MCANHQKQLEWEEEPSTAIITAVAALAGVPADELPPLYGYVDPDALDGLFDSADARSDLQLSFSYLDYDVIVSQEREIVITNVNGDASVTCSQPADE; from the coding sequence ATGTGTGCGAACCACCAGAAACAACTCGAATGGGAGGAGGAACCGAGTACTGCGATTATCACTGCAGTTGCGGCACTTGCCGGCGTTCCGGCCGACGAGTTACCGCCGCTCTACGGGTACGTCGATCCGGATGCACTCGACGGACTCTTCGACTCCGCCGACGCCAGGTCGGACCTACAACTGTCGTTTTCGTATCTGGATTACGACGTAATCGTTTCCCAGGAGAGGGAAATCGTCATCACGAACGTGAACGGGGACGCGAGCGTGACGTGCTCTCAGCCGGCGGACGAGTAG
- a CDS encoding helix-turn-helix domain-containing protein — MSTIAEFRVPAADTTLAETFDRIPDATIELESAVSRTQPCLWVADVDQASIAAAFDSDPSVETYDLLVETGDRLLYDVTFTDETETLCDKLVVEGGSLLEAWATNGWWQARVRYRDRETLCGVHDRLVEQGVSVDLRRVTDVTTASPSDTRLTPEQKEALESALERGYFEIPREISMEELAAELGISHQALSERLRRAYETLVHEEVQPVGEQP, encoded by the coding sequence ATGTCGACTATAGCCGAGTTTCGGGTTCCGGCTGCAGACACGACACTCGCGGAAACGTTCGATCGGATACCCGACGCGACGATCGAACTCGAGTCGGCCGTCTCGCGGACGCAGCCCTGTCTCTGGGTCGCCGACGTCGACCAGGCGAGTATCGCTGCCGCCTTCGACAGCGATCCGTCCGTCGAGACGTACGACCTCCTCGTCGAGACGGGTGATCGACTGCTGTACGACGTGACGTTCACCGACGAGACGGAAACGCTGTGTGACAAACTGGTCGTCGAAGGGGGGTCGCTGCTCGAGGCCTGGGCGACGAACGGCTGGTGGCAGGCGCGGGTGCGGTACCGGGACCGCGAAACGCTCTGTGGCGTCCACGATCGACTCGTCGAACAGGGCGTCAGCGTCGACCTTCGGCGGGTAACCGACGTGACGACGGCCTCTCCGTCGGATACGCGCCTCACACCGGAACAGAAGGAAGCGCTCGAGTCCGCGCTCGAGCGGGGCTACTTCGAGATCCCGCGGGAGATCTCGATGGAGGAACTTGCAGCCGAACTCGGGATCTCTCATCAGGCGCTGTCCGAGCGATTGCGCCGCGCCTACGAGACGCTCGTTCACGAAGAGGTACAGCCGGTGGGCGAACAGCCGTGA